The following are encoded in a window of Alosa sapidissima isolate fAloSap1 chromosome 10, fAloSap1.pri, whole genome shotgun sequence genomic DNA:
- the rpz5 gene encoding rapunzel 5 — protein sequence MNRVEEWVLENRDKIEKGVEIMGQGCEVLASTVGQFHPILEAVFVASAEILSNPDGKEARYLTEQFEKVNQKLEGIQDEIGKIALELQRSSMNKQNFDREAQIISQYEKFQDFINAKPKFKEKKKEKFISHFENTDRDLNLDALYNAVTGENISGDPMLETVLNTEQRGRRAVEEFCARVKKLFVMGIIAVMGHASLKDGVIGEDMVKKWQDRMEDVENRMKAAVDDCTQNFAVQAKMDVERELLDKPGSVDPEFTKSLLVILTRKYDWVSWSIRVFNHSGIFFWNWLAGKKYHGSGGGGNFFDLLTQNNIRVVVSFSADPKPINKNHLQDQIEKQKLKGNMVSVAQALCGSQPNCLVHAVSRYKKVEETNNFQPECYYYGIHKRAYLCIHSE from the coding sequence ATGAATCGTGTCGAAGAATGGGTCCTGGAGAACAGGGACAAGATTGAGAAAGGAGTGGAGATCATGGGCCAAGGCTGTGAGGTGCTGGCCTCCACGGTGGGTCAGTTCCACCCCATCCTGGAAGCTGTGTTTGTGGCCTCCGCAGAGATCCTCAGTAACCCTGATGGGAAAGAGGCACGGTACTTGACTGAGCAGTTTGAGAAGGTCAACCAGAAGCTGGAGGGCATACAGGATGAAATCGGCAAGATCGCCCTGGAGCTGCAGCGGAGCAGCATGAACAAGCAGAACTTTGACCGCGAGGCGCAGATAATCAGCCAGTATGAGAAGTTTCAAGACTTCATCAATGCCAAGCCCAAGttcaaggagaagaagaaggagaaattCATCAGCCACTTTGAGAACACGGATCGGGACTTGAACCTGGACGCCTTGTACAACGCCGTCACCGGCGAGAACATTTCCGGGGACCCCATGCTGGAAACGGTGCTGAACACAGAGCAGCGGGGCAGGAGGGCGGTGGAGGAGTTCTGCGCCCGAGTCAAGAAGCTGTTCGTCATGGGCATCATCGCAGTCATGGGCCATGCTTCCCTGAAAGACGGAGTCATTGGAGAGGACATGGTCAAGAAGTGGCAGGATCGGATGGAGGATGTGGAGAACCGCATGAAGGCCGCAGTGGACGACTGCACGCAGAACTTCGCTGTCCAGGCCAAGATGGATGTAGAGCGTGAGCTCCTGGACAAACCAGGCAGCGTTGACCCGGAATTCACCAAATCTCTTCTGGTGATCCTCACCAGGAAGTATGACTGGGTTTCCTGGTCCATCCGAGTTTTCAATCACAGTGGAATATTTTTCTGGAATTGGCTGGCTGGCAAGAAGTACCATGGCAGTGGTGGGGGTGGTAACTTTTTTGACCTCTTGACCCAAAACAACATCCGGGTGGTGGTTTCGTTCAGCGCGGATCCAAAGCCTATCAACAAGAACCACCTGCAGGATCAGATTGAGAAACAGAAGTTGAAGGGCAACATGGTGTCTGTGGCCCAGGCCTTGTGTGGCAGCCAGCCCAACTGTTTGGTGCATGCCGTGAGCCGATATAAGAAAGTAGAGGAGACTAACAACTTTCAGCCAGAATGCTATTATTATGGGATACACAAAAGGGCCTACTTATGTATCCATTCAGAGTAG
- the rpz4 gene encoding rapunzel 4, with protein MADQLQRLVADKKNVVETVMDVFEQGAEVVASIAGDLFPVFAIAAPIIRLALDNVESKEAEYMKEQFQKVRDRLEVASEEIQRINEEIKKSAADAAYFSVEENLTNQFRKYMDILNAKPKFREVKKKLFLEHFSKTGGDKNLITLFGAVTGDNFSGESVLEITLNYEQKDRRVLEDFCARLKKLFCVGLIALMGYSALKGNDEEEDLLRDWGEKMKVVQNKMTTVIEDCINSFPKQAEIDVKRVVRDNCDKSNKELADTIVETLKKKYDWVRWSVRVFCSPSGLFTNKKDFQCFTGRSRFAVPSADDKLNVMVSYSASPEPLNKDQIQLLITSQKKPTITVVAELLFDKVPVCVVQTIKTTCKDVVCSYSFSEELHYWEELKNFYVCVHSA; from the coding sequence ATGGCCGATCAGCTGCAGCGCCTTGTGGCCGACAAGAAGAATGTGGTTGAGACCGTCATGGATGTGTTTGAGCAAGGGGCAGAGGTAGTGGCCAGCATTGCAGGAGACCTGTTCCCTGTCTTCGCTATAGCAGCACCCATTATTAGGCTGGCCCTGGACAACGTTGAGAGCAAAGAGGCAGAGTACATGAAGGAGCAGTTCCAGAAGGTACGGGACAGGCTAGAGGTGGCCTCCGAGGAGATCCAGCGCATCAATGAGGAGATCAAGAAGAGTGCGGCAGATGCTGCCTATTTCTCTGTGGAGGAGAATCTGACCAACCAGTTCCGTAAGTACATGGACATCCTCAATGCCAAGCCTAAATTCCGTGAGGTCAAGAAGAAGCTGTTCTTGGAGCACTTCAGCAAGACTGGAGGTGACAAAAACCTGATCACCCTATTCGGCGCTGTCACGGGAGATAACTTCTCTGGAGAGTCTGTGTTGGAGATCACACTGAACTACGAGCAGAAGGACCGTCGTGTCTTGGAGGACTTCTGTGCCAGGCTTAAAAAACTGTTCTGTGTTGGCCTGATTGCTTTAATGGGATACAGTGCGCTCAAGGggaatgatgaggaggaggatttgCTTAGAGACTGGGGGGAGAAGATGAAGGTTGTTCAGAATAAAATGACCACCGTCATCGAGGACTGCATCAACAGCTTCCCAAAACAGGCCGAGATAGATGTCAAAAGAGTGGTCAGAGACAACTGCGACAAATCCAATAAAGAGCTGGCCGACACCATCGTGGAGACCCTGAAGAAGAAGTACGACTGGGTGCGCTGGTCAGTCCGTGTGTTCTGCTCCCCGTCCGGCCTGTTCACGAACAAGAAGGACTTCCAGTGCTTCACAGGCCGGAGCCGTTTTGCGGTACCCTCAGCAGACGACAAGCTGAACGTCATGGTCTCCTACAGCGCCTCTCCAGAGCCTCTGAACAAGGACCAGATCCAGCTGCTAATCACCAGTCAGAAGAAACCCACTATCACCGTGGTGGCGGAGTTGTTGTTTGATAAGGTGCCCGTCTGCGTGGTGCAAACCATAAAGACCACGTGCAAAGACGTGGTCTGCTCCTACAGCTTCTCAGAGGAATTGCACTATTGGGAGGAGCTGAAGAACTTCTATGTTTGTGTCCATTCTGCTTAA